The Halomonas sp. KG2 genome segment TGCCGTCATCGCCGCTGCCGGTCAGCTCAACCATGACCGCGGGCGGTACGTTGTCTACCGGCTTCTCATCGTCGTCGCTGGCGGTATTGCCCGCTGGATCAGTGACCGTGGCGGTCACGCTGACGTCGGTGTCGCCAGGCGAGACTGGGACTTCGACGCTAACGCCGTTGTCCAGATCGTCCTGGGTCACCGTGCGCTCGTCGAGGACGTTGCCGTCCTTGTCGGTGACCACCAAGGTATCGCCGACTTCGGTGCCGTCTTGCAGGGTGACGTCAGCGGTGACGGTGCCGTCGTCGCCGATCTCATCCTGGCTGTAGGTGCCGTCATCGCCGCTGCCGGTCAGCTCGACCGAGACCGCAGGCGGTACGTTGTCTACCGGCTTTTTATCGTCGTCGCTGGCGGTATTGCCCGCTGGATCAGTGACCGTGGCGGTGACGCTGACGTCGGTGTCGCCTTCGGCAACCGGCACTTCCACCGTAACGCCGTTTTCCAGGTCGTCCTGGGTGACCTCGCGCTCGTCGAGGACGTTGCCGTCCTTGTCAGTCACGACCAAGGTATCGCCGACTTCGGTGCCGTCTTGCAGGGTGACCTGGGCGGTGACCGTGCCGTCGTCGCCGATTTCATCCTGGCTGTAGGTGCCGTCGTCGCCGCTGCCGGTCAGTTCAACCGTGACCGCGGGCGGCACGTTGTCTACCGGCTTCTGATCGTCGTCGCTGGCGGTATTGCCCGCTGGATCGGTGACCGTGGCGGTGACGCTGACATCGGTGTCGCCCGGTGCCACCGGGACTTCGACGCTAACGCCGTTGTCCAGATCGTCCTGGGTGACTTCGCGCTCGTCGAGGACGTTGCCGTTCTTGTCGGTGACCACCAAGGTATCACCGACTTCGGTGCCATCTTGCAGGGTGACCTGGGCGGTAACGGTGCCGTCGTCGCCGATCTCATCCTGGCTGTAGGTGCCGTCATCGCCGCTGCCGGTCAGCTCGACCGAGACCGCGGGCGGCACGTTGTCTACCGGCTTCTTATCATCGTCGCTGGCGGTATTGCCCGCTGGATCAGTGACCGTGGCGGTGACGCTGACGTCGGTGTCGCCCGGCGACACCGGGACCTCGACGCTGACGCCGTTGTCCAGGTCGTCCTGGGTGACCGGACGATTCAGCAGTTCATTACCGTCTTTGTCGGTAACAATCAGGGTATCGCCCACTTCGGTGCCGTCTTCCAGGGTGACCTGGGCGGTGACCGTACCGTCGTCGCCGATCTCATCCTGGCTGTAGGTGCCGTCATCGCCGCTGCCGGTCAGCTCGACCGTGACCGCGGGCGGCACGTTGTCTACCGGCTTCTCATCGTCGTCGCTGGCGGTATTGCCCGCAGGATCGGTGACCGTGGCGGTGACGCTGACATCGGTGTCGCCCGGCGAGACAGGGACTTCGACGCTAACGCCGTTGTCCAGATCGTCCTGGGTGACCGGACGATTCAGCAGTTCATTACCGTCTTTGTCGGTAACAATCAGGGTATCGCCCACTTCGGTGCCGTCTTCCAGGGTGATCTGGGCGGTGACCGTGCCGTCGTCGCCGATCTCGTCCTGGCTGTAGGTGCCGTCATCGCCGCTGCCGGTCAGCTCAACCGTGACCGCGGGCGGCACGTTGTCTACCGGCTTCTCATCGTCGTCGCTGGCGGTATTGCCCGCTGGATCAGTGACCGTGGCGGTCACGCTGACGTCGGTGTCGCCAGGCGAGACTGGGACTTCGACGCTAACGCCGTTGTCCAGATCGTCCTGGGTCACCGGACGATTCAGCAGTTCATTACCGTCCTTGTCGGTGACCACCAAGGTATCGCCGACTTCGGTGCCGTCTTGCAGGGTGACGTCAGCGGTGACGGTACCGTCGTCGCCGATCTCATCCTGGCTGTAGGTGCCGTCATCGCCGCTGCCGGTCAGCTCGACCGTGACCGCGGGCGGCACGTTGTCTACCGGCTTCTCATCGTCGTCGCTGGCGGTATTGCCCGCAGGATCGGTGATCGTGGCGGTGACGCTGACATCGGTGGCGCCCGGGGAGACCGGGACTTCGACGCTAACGCCGTTGTCCAGGTCGTCCTGGGTGACCTCGCGCTCGTCGAGGACGTTGCCGTCCTTGTCAGTCACGACCAGGGTGTCGCCGACTTCGGTGCCGTCTTGCAGGGTGACCTGGGCGGTGACCGTGCCGTCATCGCCGATCTCGTCCTGGCTGTAGGTGCCGTCATCGCCGCTGCCGGTCAGCTCAACCGTGACCGCGGGCGGCACGTTGTCTACCGGCTTCTCATCGTCGTCGCTGGCGGTATTGCCCGCTGGATCAGTGACCGTGGCGGTCACGCTGACGTCGGTGTCGCCTTCGGCAACCGGCACTTCAACCGTAACGCCGTTGTCCAGGTCGTCTTGGGTGACCGGACGATTCAGCAGTTCATTACCGTCTTTGTCGGTAACAATCAGGGTATCACCTACCTCGGTGCCGTCTTGCAGGGTGACTTGGGCGGTGACGGTGCCGTCGTCGCCGATCTCGTCCTGGCTGTAGGTGCCGTCGTCACCGCTGCCGGTCAGCTCGACCGAGACAGTCGGCGGTACATCATCAATCGGCTCAATTGGCTTGCTATCGTCATCGTTGCTGGAATTGCCCGCTGGGTCGGTGACCGTGGCGGTCACGCTGACGTCGGTGTCGCCTTCGGCAACCGGTACTTCCACCGTAACGCCGTTGTTCAGGTCATCCTGGGTCACCGTGCGCTCGTCGAGGACGTTGCCATCCTTGTCGGTCACGACCAGAGTGTCGCCGACCTCGGTGCCGTCTTCCAGGGTAACCTGAGCGGTGACGGTGCCATCGTCGCCGATCTCATCCTGGCTGTAAGTGCCGTCGTCACCGCTGCCGGTCAGCTCGACCGAGACAGTCGGCGGTACATCATCAATCGGCTCAATTGGCTTGCTATCGTCATCGTTGCTGGAATTGCCCGCTGGGTCGGTGACCGTGGCGGTCACGCTGACGTCGGTGTCGCCTTCGGCAACCGGTACTTCCACCGTAACGCCGTTGTTCAGGTCATCCTGGGTCACCGTGCGCTCGTCGAGGACGTTGCCGTCCTTGTCGGTGACCACCAAGGTATCGCCGACCTCGGTGCCGTCTTCCAGGGTGATCTGGGCGGTAACGGTACCGTCGTCGCCGATCTCATCCTGGCTGTAAGTGCCGTCGTCACCGCTGCCGGTCAACTCGACCGAGACTGCGGGCGGTACGTCATCGATCGGCTCGATCGGCTTGCTGTCATCGTCGCTGGCGGTATTGCCCGTCGGGTCGGTGACCGTGGCGGTCACGCTCACATCGGTGTCGCCTTCGGCAACCGGCACTTCCACCGTAACGCCGCTGTCCAAATCGTCCTGGGTCACCGTGCGCTCGTCGAGGACGTTGCCGTCCTTGTCGGTGACCACCAAGGTATCGCCTACTTCGGTGCCCTCTTCCAAGGTAACCTGGGCGGTAACGGTGCCGTCGTCGCCGATCTCATCCTGACTATAGATGCCGTCGTCACCGCTGCCGGTCAGCTCGACCGAGACAGTCGGCGGTACGTCATCAATCAGCTCAATTGGCTTGCTGTCGTCATCGCTGTTGGAATTACCGGCCGGGTCGGTGACCGTAGCGGTCACGCTGACGTCGGTGTCGCCTTCGGCAACAGGTACTTCCACCGTGACGCCATTATCCAGGTTGTCCTGGGTGACTTCTCCGTCAAAGAGGACATTGCCGTCCTTGTCGGTGACCGTCAGGGTGTCGCCGACCTCGGTGCCGTCTTCCAGGGTGACCTGGGCGGTAACGGTACCGTCGTTGCCGATCTCGTCCTGACTGTAGGTGCCGTCACCGCCGCTGCCGGTCAGCTCCACCGAGACTGCAGGCGGCACGTTGTCTACCGGCTTCTTATCATCGTCGCTGGCGGTATTGCCCGCTGGATCGGTGACCGTGGCGGTGACGCTGACATCGGTGTCGCCCAGTGCCACCGGGACTTCGACGCTAACGCCGTTGTCCAGGTCGTCCTGGGTGACCGTGCGCTCGTCGAGGACATTGCCGTCCTTGTCGGTCACGACCAGGGTATCGCCGACTTCGGTGCCGTCTTCCAGGGTGACCTGAGCGGTGACCGTGCCGTCGTCGCCGATCTCATCCTGGCTGTAGGTGCCGTCGTCACCGCTACCGGTCAGTTCAACCGTGACCGCGGGCGGTACGTTGTCTACCGGCTTCTTATCATCGTCGCTGGCGGTATTGCCCGCAGGATCGGTGATCGTGGCGGTGACGCTGACATCGGTGTCGCCTTCGGCAACCGGCACTTCCACCGTAACGCCGTTGTCCAGATCGTCCTGGGTGACCTCGCGCTCGTCTAGGACGTTGCCATCCTTGTCGGTCACGACCAGGGTATCGCCGACCTCGGTGCCGTCTTCCAGGGTGACCTGGGCGGTAACGGTGCCGTCGTCGCCGATCTCATCCTGGCTGTAGGTGCCGTCGTCGCCGCTGCCGGTCAGCTCAACCGTGACTGCGGGCGGTACGTTGTCTACTGGCTTCTTATCGTCGTCGCTGGCGGTATTGCCCGCCGGGTCGGTGACCGTGGCGGTGACGCTGACGTCGGTGTCGCCTTCGGCAACAGGCACTTCCACCGTAACGCCGTTGTCCAAGTCGTCTTGTGTAATCGGACGATTCAGCAGTTCATTACCGTCCTTGTCGGTGACCACCAAGGTATCGCCAACTTCGGTGCCGTCTTGCAGGGTGACCTGGGCGGTGACCGTGCCGTCGTCGCCGATCTCGTCCTGGCTGTAGGTGCCGTCGTCGCCGCTGCCGGTCAGCTCAACCGTGACCGCGGGCGGTACGTTGTCTACCGGCTTCTTATCGTCGTCGCTGGCGGTATTGCCCGCTGGATCGGTGACCGTGGCGGTGACGCTGACGTCGGTGTCGCCATCGGCAACCGGCACTTCCACCGTAACGCCGTTGTCCAGGTCGTCTTGGGTGACCGGACGATTCAGCAGTTCATTACCGTCTTTGTCGGTAACAATCAGGGTATCACCTACCTCGGTGCCGTCTTGCAGGGTGACCTGGGCGGTGACGGTGCCGTCGTCGCCGATCTCGTCCTGGCTGTAGGTGCCGTCATCGCCGCTGCCGGTCAGCTCAACCGTGACCGCAGGCGGCACGTTGTCTACCGGCTTCTGATCGTCGTCGCTGGCGGTATTACCCGCTGGGTCGGTGACCGTGGCGGTGACGCTGACATCGGTGTCGCCCTCGGCAACCGGTACTTCCACCGTAACGCCGTTGTCCAGATCGTCCTGGGTGACTTCGCGCTCGTCGAGGACGTTGCCATCCTTGTCGGTCACCGTCAGGGTGTCGCCGACCTCGGTGCCGTCTTCCAGGGTGATCTGGGCGGTAACGGTACCGTCGTCGCCGATCTCATCCTGGCTGTAAGTGCCGTCGCCACCGCTGCCGGTCAACTCGACCGAGACTGCGGGCGGTACGTCATCGATCGGCTCGATCGGCTTGCTGTCATCGTCGCTGGCGGTATTGCCCGTCGGGTCGGTGACCGTGGCGGTCACGCTCACATCGGTGTCGCCTTCGGCAACCGGCACTTCCACCGTAACGCCGCTGTCCAAATCGTCCTGGGTCACCGTGCGCTCGTCGAGGACGTTGCCATCCTTGTCGGTCACGACCAGGGTGTCGCCTACTTCGGTGCCGTCTTGCAGGGTGACCTGGGCGGTGACCGTGCCGTCATCGCCGATCTCATCCTGGCTGTAGGTACCGTCGTCGCCGCTGCCGGTCAGTTCAACCGTGACCGCGGGCGGTACGTTGTCTACCGGCTTCTTATCATCGTCGCTGGCGGTATTACCGGTCGGGTCGGTGACCGTGGCGGTGACGCTGACATCGGTGTCGCCAGGCGAGACTGGGACTTCGACGGTTACGCCGTTGTCCAAATCGTCCTGGGTGACCGGACGATTCAGCAGTTCATTACCGTCCTTGTCGGTGACCACCAAGGTATCGCCGACTTCGGTGCCGTCTTGCAGAGTGACTTGGGCGGTGACCGTGCCATCGTCACCAATCTCATCCTGACTGTAGGTGCCGTCGTCGCCGCTGCCGGTCAGCTCGACCGAGACAGTCGGCGGTACATCATCGGTCGGCTCGATTGGCTTGCTATCGTCATCGCTGGCGGTATTGCCCGTCGGGTCGGTGACCGTGGCGGTCACGCTGACGTCGGTGTCACCTTCGGCAACCGGTACTTCCACCGTAACGCCGTTGTTCAGGTCATCCTGGGTCACCGTGCGCTCGTCGAGGACGCTGCCGTCCTTGTCGGTCACGACCAGAGTGTCGCCGACCTCGGTGCCGTCTTCCAGGGTAACCTGAGCGGTGACGGTGCCATCGTTGCCGATCTCATCCTGGCTGTAAGTGCCGTCGTCACCGCTGCCGGTCAGCTCGACCGAGACAGTCGGCGGTACATCATCGATCGGCTCGATTGGTTTGCTATCGTCATCGCTGCTGGAATTACCGGCCGGATCGGTGACTGTGGCGGTCACGCTGACGTCGGTGTCGCCTTCGGCAACCGGTACTTCCACCGTGACGCCGTTGTCTAGATCGTCCTGGGTGACTTCTCCGTCAAAGAGGACGTTGCCATCCTTGTCGGTCACCGTCAGGGTGTCGCCCACTTCGGTGCCGTCTTCCAGAGTGACCTGGGCGGTAACGGTGCCGTCGTCGCCGATCTCATCCTGGCTGTAGGTGCCGTCGTCACCGCTGCCGGTCAGCTCGACCGAGACAGTCGGCGGTACATCATCGATCGGCTCGATTGGTTTGCTATCGTCATCGCTGCTGGTATTGCCGACCGGATCGGTAACCGTGGCGGTGACGCTGACATCGGTGTCGCCTTCGGCAACCGGTACTTCCACCGTAACGCCGTTGTCCAGGTCACCCTGGGTCACCGTGCGCTCGTCGAGGACGTTGCCATCCTTGTCGGTGACCACCAAGGTGTCACCTATTTCGGTGCCGTCTTCCAGGGTGACCTGGGCGGTAACGGTGCCGTCGTCGCCGATCTCGTCCTGACTATAGATGCCGTCGTCACCGCTGCCGGTCAGCTCGACCGAGACAGTCGGCGGTACATCATCGATCGGCTCGATTGGCTTGCTGTCGTCATCGCTGCTGGTATTGCCGACCGGATCGGTAACCGTGGCGGTGACGCTGACATCGGTGTCGCCTTCGGCAACCGGTACTTCCACCGTAACGCCGTTGTCCAGATCGTCCTGGGTCACCGTGCGCTCGTCGAGGACGTTGCCGTCCTTGTCGGTGACCACCAAGGTATCGCCTACCTGGGTGCCCTCTTTCAAGGTGACGTCAGCGGTGACCGTGCCGTCGTCGCCGATCTCATCCTGACTGTAGGTGCCGTCGTCACCGCTGCCGGTCAGCTCGACCGAGACAGTCGGCGGTACATCATCGATCGGCTCGATTGGTTTGCTATCGTCATCGCTGCTGGAATTACCGGCCGGATCGGTGACTGTGGCGGTCACGCTGACGTCGGTGTCGCCTTCGGCAACCGGTACTTCCACCGTGACGCCGTTGTCCAGATCGTCCTGGGTGACTTCTCCGTCAAAGAGGACGTTGCCATCCTTGTCGGTCACCGTCAGGGTGTCGCCCACTTCGGTACCGTCTTCCAGAGTGACCTGGGCGGTAACGGTGCCGTCGTCGCCGATCTCATCCTGGCTGTAGGTGCCGTCGTCACCGCTGCCGGTCAGCTCGACCGAGACAGTCGGCGGTACATCATCGATCGGCTCGATTGGTTTGCTATCGTCATCGCTGCTGGAATTACCGGCCGGGTCGGTGACTGTGGCGGTCACGCTGACGTCGGTGTCGCCTTCGGCAACCGGTACTTCCACCGTAACGCCGTTGTCCAAGTCGTCTTGTGTAATCGGACGATTCAGCAGTTCATTACCGCCTTTGTCGGTAACCACCAAGGTATCGCCTACCTGGGTGCCGTCTTCCAGGGTAACTTCAGCGGTAACGGTGCCATCTTCACCAATCTCGTCCTGGCTGTAGGTGCCGTCATCGCCGCTGCCTATCAGCTCGACAGATACCGCAGGGGCTTCATTGTCCTCTGGCGGCTCATCGTTAGCCACCGGTTTTGTGTCACTATCGCTAGACGAATTACCTGCAGGATCAGTCACTGTGGCGGTCACGCTAACGTCAGTGTCGCCCGGCGATACCGGGACTTCCACCGTAACGCCGTTGTCCAAATCGTCTTGAGTTACTTCTCCGTCAAAGAGGACATTGCCGTCCTTGTCGGTGATCGTCAGGGTGTCGCCCACTTCGGTGCCGTCATCCAGAGTGACCTGGGCGGTAACGGTGCCATCGTCACCAATCTCGTCCTGGCTGTAGGTGCCGTCACCGCCGCTGCCGGTCAGCTCCACCGAGACTGCGGGCGATGTGTTATCAACCGGCTCGATTGGTTTGCTGTCGTCGTCGCTGCTGGAATTACCGGCCGGGTCGGTGACCGTGGCGGTCACGCTGACGTCGGTGTCGCCTTCGGCAACCGGTACTTCCACCGTAACGCCGTTGTCCAAGTCGTCTTGTGTAATCGGACGATTCAGCAGTTCATTGCCGTCTTTGTCGGTAACCACCAAGGTATCGCCTACCTGGGTGCCGTCTTCCAGAGTGATCTGGGCGGTAACGGTGCCGTCTTCACCAATCTCATCCTGGCTGTAGGTGCCGTCGTCGCCGCTACCAATTAGCTCAACAGATACCGCTGGGGCTTCGTTGTCCTGTGGCGGCTCATCGTTAGCCACTGGTTTTGTGTCACTATCGCTAGACGAGTTACCTGCAGGATCAGTCACTGTGGCGGTCACGCTAACGTCAGTGTCGCCCGGCGATACCGGAACTTCGACGCTAACGCCATTATCCAGGTCGTCCTGGGTGACCGGACGATTCAGCAGTTCATTACCGTCTTTGTCGGTGACAACCAGAGTGTCGCCTACCTGAGTTCCGCCACCCAGAGTAATATTGGCAAGCACAGTGCCATCACTACCAATCTCATCCTGACTATAGATGCCGTCATCATTAGCGCCTTCTAACTCAACACTCACCGCCAAAGCTGAGGCTCTAGGTTCAAAACTTTCGCTAGTCCCTTCCCAACCGTTAAGGCGATAAAGAGGTTCGTCACCCCGCTCGTAGTTATAAGCGTACGCAAGAGGTGGTAACGGCAGCTCAATGCGCTCAAGCATTACAAACGTTAACCCGTCTTTACTAATAATGGGCGCGGAAGACGAGCCCTGCGATGGGGGATCGTTATCAAACTGTGCAATGAGCTGTTCTTCGGCTTTTAATGCCTTCTCTGCTTCAGAAAAACGCATGTCTTCATCAGGCTCTGCGCTACGCAGAACAATGTTTGAATGAGAAAGCTCACTACCAGATGGTAACTGAAGTGTCATACCTTGAGGCGTAGAGACAATTACGCTTGCATTGGCATCCGTAATGATTGTCTCGCCGGGTTGAACGGTATCACCTTCACGTAACTCTCTTATATTTCCATTGCTATCACGAACCCACGCGTTGCCTGAGATTGCTTCAATGATGACGGTTTCCATCGTTTCCCCCCAAAGATCCTATGAAGGCTCCAACATTCGAAGGAGCCTTTTGAACAAGTGCTTAGCTGTTTGAAATATCTAGCGTTATCTCAACGCGCCGATTTTCTCGGCGGCCATCAACAGTCGCATTCGAAGCAACCGGTTGGCGGGAGCCATAACCACGCACTTGCACAATATTTGGATCAATCCCCTGTTCGATGAGGTAGTCAGCGACGTTACGAGCACGCTGCTCAGAGAGGGAGGCATTTAATGCATTAGTACCGCTGCTATCAGTATGGCCAGTAACAACCACATGATTTACTGAAGACATTTGACGAATTTTTTGAGCAAATGAGGACAACTCAGCATGCGCCCCTGAGTTAAGTTCGGCACTACCCGTTGTAAACAGTGCATCGGCTGACAGCACCATATCGGGTGTAGCTACCGGGGCTTGTGTGTTCCCGTAGCTATTAGTTAGCTCTGCTAATGAGGGAGTAGCAGGATGAGTGACAGGGCAGATGGCATCTGGGTTGATACTGACACCATCACTATCAAGTTCGTTAAGCGTAGGGGTTCCTTCACGTACAACGTCGAGGGTCAACATCAGTTGCCCCATAGACGCCAGCGTGCGGGCATCCGCCTCTAGCACATTCTGCTTAGCATTTACGTAGGCACGACTTGCTTCAAAGTACTCATTTTCACTGTCAAGAACATCTAACAGCGTACGTTCACCAATATCGAACTGCTGCTGGTAAGCACCTCGAACACGGTCACTGGATAACCGATGCTGATTAATATAATTCAGCTGTTCACGCAATTGGCGAGAATCATTAAAAGCGATTTGCGTTGTTTGACGAATATTATGGCAAACATTCTCACGCTGATTAACCGCCTGCTCAATTCGATCACCTGCAGCGCGGAATGACGCCATATCGCTTCCACCACGATATAAATTCATGCTGGCTACTAGTTCTATACTGTGGCGATCCTGACTACCGCGAGGATTAGGAGTATTGTCAGTATTATCGTAAGTGCCTGTGCGTCCTTGCAGATCTAGGCGAGGCTGGAAGGCAGCGCGAGTAGCCTCTTGTTGCGCTCGGCTGGCTTCAATATTTTCAATGGCAGCGTGGAATTCAGGATTACCTTCAAAAGCCAAATTAACTGCCTCAGTCACCGATGGAGGCAAGTCATCCTCAAACCCTGGCATAGGCGCTAAACTGTCTGTTGGTAATTGGCCGACAACTCGCAAATACCGTGCAGAAACATCATGCAAATTAGATGCTTCCGTCATTAGGTTCGACTCAGCCAATGCTAAGCGACCTGTAATTTGCTCTAAATCAACGCCTCTGCCTGCTCCATTCTGAACCCTCTCTTCGATTTGCTGATAAACACGCTGATGCTGACGGTAGTTTTCCTGAGCCAAGCGAACCAGTTCGCGATAACGTTCCACATCTAGATAGGCTTGCACTGCCTCTAATGCGACGTTCTCACTGGCACCTAACAATTCGTAATAACTAACCAGCTTTGCGCGATCTAGCCGTTCAACTTCATTACGAGTCGCAAATCCGTCCCAAATCATCTGGTTAAGCGTTAATTCAGCAAAACTGGTTGAATAGCTACCGACTCCATCTACTTCACGGTCAGCCCGCCCCACACCAGCGGTCGCATCAATAGAGGGCAGGTAGTTTCCACGTGCTACATCAACATCATGCTCAGCCGCCTGCAGCTCATTCCATGCTGCTTTGACCTGGGGGTTGTACTCAATAGCAGTTTTGACAACGTCAGCTACATTGCCTGCAATAGCAGATTGCCGTGAAGAGGCTGGTAATTCTTGCGCACATACACCGCTCACCATGAGTGAAAGCGCAATGGTTACCAGCCCCTGTTTTGCTAAGATAAGCGACATGGGCTTGAGCTTGAAGGTTGACGCACGCTGAAACATTCCCTTACTCCTGCAAAAATTAGTGAGAAATCAGTAATATAGCCAATGCAAATAAAGTATTCGCTAATTTAAATTCAGCGAACCTTATCACTAACTAATCAATAATTTTTTTGATGGAAGGCAATAACATTTGCAGGAATGAATTATCATTAATTTAAAATATAAAAAACTGTTAACACTGACAATAAATTAAACCCATTTAAATAAAATAAAAATTAAAAAACAAGGCTTTAAGTTACTGAAGCACCCAAACTCACAGAGCCAGTTTTTTTTCAAGTTAAACTCTATCAACGATGAACACAGATAAAGCATGAAATTCTATTAATGAAAAAATCACTTAGCCGCCGCTACCGACTTACACAACGCTAGAAACGGGGCAATGGAGGAACAGTAAAGAAAACCAACATCTACTTGAAGCACCCTGTCAACACTCAACCCTTTGGCTACATACAACGTTGAGCAATACCGACAGCCACTCAATGGTAAGGTGGCTAGAGAGGCATTCAAGCACAACAGATGCATGGCTGATTGACCCGCGACCTTTCCCCGAAATTAACGCCCAGCTATCGCTTGAACAAATCACTGATTTAATTGACATTTATATTGCCTGCGGCCGTCAAGCAGACCGAACTAAAAATACGTGGCATTTGCTTAATGCGGAGGTTTTAGAACAATTAACTTTGTTCCTTATCATTCATTTTAGAGGAAGTAAAAATCTGAAAATATTAAGCTATAAATAAAGCCATTCACTTCTCACCGGCACTCTTTAATTGGCCTCTTAACTGGCGAAGGATACTGATTCTTAAACTTCATAGGCGATGTTCCAAACCTTTCTTTAAATGCCGTTGAAAAGTTCGCACTGCTACTAAACCCTACGTGAGCAGCTATAGCACTAACAGAAAGATGGGTATTAGACAAAAGTTCACGCGCTTCATTCATACGTATTTCGCGAAGGTACTCATATACAGTCATACCTACCATATCTTTAAAAGCGGCATTAAGACGTTTTGCATTAGTACCCACTAAGCGCGCCAGCTCCTGTAGGCTCGGAGCATCAGATAGAGAATTCAGCAAATGAATCCGAGCACTGTGATAAAGAATATTGTTAATAGGGTTAGCCTGTTCGCTATCTAGACGCACTTCATCAAGATCATTATA includes the following:
- a CDS encoding TolC family outer membrane protein, translated to MFQRASTFKLKPMSLILAKQGLVTIALSLMVSGVCAQELPASSRQSAIAGNVADVVKTAIEYNPQVKAAWNELQAAEHDVDVARGNYLPSIDATAGVGRADREVDGVGSYSTSFAELTLNQMIWDGFATRNEVERLDRAKLVSYYELLGASENVALEAVQAYLDVERYRELVRLAQENYRQHQRVYQQIEERVQNGAGRGVDLEQITGRLALAESNLMTEASNLHDVSARYLRVVGQLPTDSLAPMPGFEDDLPPSVTEAVNLAFEGNPEFHAAIENIEASRAQQEATRAAFQPRLDLQGRTGTYDNTDNTPNPRGSQDRHSIELVASMNLYRGGSDMASFRAAGDRIEQAVNQRENVCHNIRQTTQIAFNDSRQLREQLNYINQHRLSSDRVRGAYQQQFDIGERTLLDVLDSENEYFEASRAYVNAKQNVLEADARTLASMGQLMLTLDVVREGTPTLNELDSDGVSINPDAICPVTHPATPSLAELTNSYGNTQAPVATPDMVLSADALFTTGSAELNSGAHAELSSFAQKIRQMSSVNHVVVTGHTDSSGTNALNASLSEQRARNVADYLIEQGIDPNIVQVRGYGSRQPVASNATVDGRRENRRVEITLDISNS